The Halococcus hamelinensis 100A6 nucleotide sequence CACGCGGTACGGTACCGTGGTGCTCGCGCTCGGCTACGTCATGAGTTTTGGGCTCGAACTCTCGATGAACGGGTGGCTCGCGACCTACTACCGCGAGGGCTTCGGGACGAGCAACCTCGTGCTCGCGAGCACGTTCGCGGCGACGTTCTCGCTCGCGGCGGGCCTGCTCCGGCCGTTCGGCGGCTACATCAGCGACGTGCTCGCCCGGCGAGAGCGGGACATTCTCCCTTTCTTCGAGGGTCGCTACCGCGAACAGTGGACGTTCGTCTCGCTCGCGCTCATCGTCGTCACGATGATAGGGATGACGCTGGCGGGGCTCTCGGGCGTGCTGTTGCTCGCGGTCGGTGCGGGCTTCCTCGTCGGGGCGGCGTGTGCGTTCGCCGAGGGTGCGATCTTCGCGCAGGTCCCGGCGATGTTCCCGAACAGTTCGGGGACGGTCTCGGGCGTCGTCGGCGGGATCGGTACCGTCGGCGGGATCGCCTTCCCGCTGGTCTACTCCTCGACGCTCATGCCGAACCTCCACCTCGGCTACGCGCTCGTCGCCCTCGTCGTGATGGTGCCGATCGTGGCGATCAACGCGTGGGTCTACCGGCCCCACCTCGCTCGCCGCGCGAACGTCGATGGGTTCTTCGACCGGAGCGGCGACGGCCAGCCAGCTACCGACGACTGACCGAGCGCCACGGCTCACGTTCGAAACTCGACGATCCTCGTTTTCGGACGCCCGGACGATTCGATGGCGAAATCGAACTCGTCCACATCTGAACGAGAGATAGTTCTCACCCACCAGACCATCCGCCCTACCCAAACCCACCTAATCCACCTACTCAACCCACCTGACCCACCCAATACTGGCCGACTCAGGCGGGTTTCGACGCCCACTGTTCGGCGACGACGAGTCGCACCGCGCACTGTTTGTAGTTCGGTTCCTTCGATTCGGGGTCGAGTGCCGGGATCGTCAACTCGTTCGTTACGGGGTGATGGACCGGCAACCAGACCAGTCCCTCGGGGACGGCGGGGTCCGGATCGAGGGTCACGGGCACCGACCCGCGGCGCGATTCGACCCGCGTATCCGGACTCGGGTCCGAGCCGATACCGTCGCCGAACGCCGCCACCGTCTCGGGGTTGACGCGGGCGACCGGCCTCGACGAATCGGATCCCTGCGAGCGGACGCCCGTGTTGTAGCGATCCGGCCGTCGTCCGGTCGTCAGCGTGAGCGGGTACGTCTCGGTGAGCGGCTCGGCGAGGTCGCCGGCGACACCCCACGAGAACCGCGCCCGGCCGGTCGGCATCGGGAACCGCCACTCGATTCCGTCCGCCGTTTCGCAGCAGTACCGGTAGCCGCCCGCCGAGTCGGTGTCGGGCGCAGGCCAGCGCACCGCGTGTTCGCGCTCCAGACGGTCGTAGCTGATCCCCGAGCAGTCGGCTGCCGTTCCCGCCGTGAGGTCGACGCACTCGTCGAACACCGCCGGTGGCGTGGTGGCCTCGAACAGCCCCGGCGAGAGCCGCTCGCCCACCGTCGTTATCAGCGCGAGGTCGGTCGGGACCCCGCCCGGGGCGTCGGTCGCGGCGCGAACCCGCGAGATCCGACGGTCCATGTTCGTCGTGGTCCCCTCGACCTCACCCCAGGTCGCCGCCGGCAACACCACGTCTGCGAACTCGACCGTCTCGTTCCGAAAGGCGTCTTGAACCACCAAGAACACGTCCTCGAACCGCTCGCGAACGGCGCGTTTGTCGGGCAGCGCCGTGACGGGGTTCGACGCGACCGTCCAGAGGGCGTCGACGTCCGTGCCGGCTCCCTCGACGACCCCGACGGGGCCAGGCCCGGACGTGTCCGGCAGGCGCTCGACGGGGATCCCCCAGTGGTCGGCGACGGTGGCGCGCTCGTCGGGGTCCGTGAAGTCACGGTGGCCCGGCCAGGTCCCCTTCGAGGAGAACGACCGCGCGCCGAGGGAGTTGGCCTGCCCGGCGAGCGAGAACGGGCCGCTTCCCGGTCTGAGATTCCCCGTCGCGAGACAGAGGTCGATCAGCGCTCCCGCCGTCTCGGTTCCCTGGACGCTCTGGTTGACGCCCATCCCCCAGTAGAGCAGGGTTCGCTGCGTGAGGGCGGCGGCGAGGGTCTCGACCGCATCGAGGGTGACGCCGGCTGCCGCGGCGGCGGTCGCCGGATCGGGAAGATCGCGAACGAGCTTCCCGAACCGCGTGGTCGCCCGTTCGATGAACGGCGCGTCGATCCGGTCGGTGTCGACGACCTGGGCGAGGACGGCACGCGCGAGCGCGAGGTCGCCGCCTGGGGCGGGACTGATGTGAGCCTCCGCCCGCTCGGCCGTCTCCGTCTCGACCGGATCCACCACGACCAGCTCGCTGCCGGGTCGATTCGCGCTGTCGTGAACCCAATCGAACAGTACCGGATGAGCGACGGCGGGATTCGCCCCCCACACGAGGTGGGTCTCCGCCTCGGGGATGTCGTCGTAGGTGCAGGGTGGCGCGTCGCTCCCGAACGCGTTGCGATAAGCGACGACGGCGCTCG carries:
- a CDS encoding MFS transporter, whose translation is MTKWRTLLLATVSFNFSFLIWFSFAPFTGPMAAEFGLSLAEIGILASANIWLAPFGRILTGWLSDKYGAPVVFAIVLGYVGVFSIVSAFAQSYALFFVVRLIVATAGITFVIGIQHVSEWFEEERLGTAEGVYAGIGNAGAAAGALLLPRIFGANWSGPLFETNWRAAFFYTGVVSILLAVVYYAIGEAASSEERRQATADNASLKQWIYTATRYGTVVLALGYVMSFGLELSMNGWLATYYREGFGTSNLVLASTFAATFSLAAGLLRPFGGYISDVLARRERDILPFFEGRYREQWTFVSLALIVVTMIGMTLAGLSGVLLLAVGAGFLVGAACAFAEGAIFAQVPAMFPNSSGTVSGVVGGIGTVGGIAFPLVYSSTLMPNLHLGYALVALVVMVPIVAINAWVYRPHLARRANVDGFFDRSGDGQPATDD
- the nasA gene encoding assimilatory nitrate reductase NasA, translating into MSRPVSTTCMRCAVGCGFVERGVTSGRGLDTVRGDAGHPVNEGAVCHRGTGETQAPCGDRLTRPLVRNGDELVPTSWDVAMGRVVDEFERILEVDPNRLAVLGSGQQTNEAAYALGKLARGGFGTENYDANTTLCMASAVVAYRNAFGSDAPPCTYDDIPEAETHLVWGANPAVAHPVLFDWVHDSANRPGSELVVVDPVETETAERAEAHISPAPGGDLALARAVLAQVVDTDRIDAPFIERATTRFGKLVRDLPDPATAAAAAGVTLDAVETLAAALTQRTLLYWGMGVNQSVQGTETAGALIDLCLATGNLRPGSGPFSLAGQANSLGARSFSSKGTWPGHRDFTDPDERATVADHWGIPVERLPDTSGPGPVGVVEGAGTDVDALWTVASNPVTALPDKRAVRERFEDVFLVVQDAFRNETVEFADVVLPAATWGEVEGTTTNMDRRISRVRAATDAPGGVPTDLALITTVGERLSPGLFEATTPPAVFDECVDLTAGTAADCSGISYDRLEREHAVRWPAPDTDSAGGYRYCCETADGIEWRFPMPTGRARFSWGVAGDLAEPLTETYPLTLTTGRRPDRYNTGVRSQGSDSSRPVARVNPETVAAFGDGIGSDPSPDTRVESRRGSVPVTLDPDPAVPEGLVWLPVHHPVTNELTIPALDPESKEPNYKQCAVRLVVAEQWASKPA